In Halanaerobium praevalens DSM 2228, the DNA window TTTAACATGTTGAGCGCGATCAGCAGCATAAAGTAGAATTTCAGTTTTATAATCCATTGTATCAAAATGAGGATCTAAAAGAATTTTGCGTATTTTTTGCCCTAATTCAGTTCCTCCCGGCTCTCTACTAATTAAAACATCATGCTCATTTTTCCTCAAATAATCTGCTAAGCGATTAATCTGAGTTGTTTTACCGGAACCCTCGATACCTTCAAATGTAATAAAAAAACCTTCTGCCAAAACTGCCAGCCCCTCTCCCAACCTTGTTAAATATATCTTAATTGTATTTTAATTATACAATAATCATCTCTCTAATGCAATAAAAGAAAAGTCGACAAAAGTTAGCTAAATAACTCTTAGCCTAGTCTGTCGACTTTTAAAATCTCTGTTTAGATTTTAAGTTAAATTAATTTAAATTCAAACTTAAATCAAGTTCTTCTTTTTCTGACTCAGACAAAGATTCAGTGCTTTCTAAATCATAATCATCTAATTTTAATTCTTTTAAAGCAAAGCTATCTGTTTTAGCTTCTATATATTCGGAAGCTTCGATGGCAGCTTTGGCTCCAGAACCAGAAGCAATAACAACCTGTCTATAATCAGGGTCTTGAACATCTCCACAAGCAAAAACACCTGTTATATTAGTATGCTGCTTTTTATCAGCCTTGATATAACCATATTGATCAAGCTCAATTTGTCCTTGCAAAAAATCTGTTCTAGGACTATGACCAATTGCAACAAATAAGCCGTCAACATCTAACTCTTTTTCTTCCCCAGTTTTGTTATTAAAAATATTAAGGCCTTTTAACTTTTTATCTCCTCTTAGGCTTTTAACTTCTGTATCCCAAAGAATCTCAATATTAGCTTTAGCCTTAACTTTATCACTTAAAATTTTAGCCCCTCTAAACTTATCTCGCCGATGAATAATATATACTTTAGAAGCAAATTTAGTCAAAAAGGTAGATTCCCATAAAGCAGTATCTCCACCACCAACAACAGCTACTTCTTTATTTCTAAAAAAGGCTGCATCACAAGTTGCACAATAGGAAACTCCATTTCCTCTTAAACTATCTTCTTTGGCTAAACCTAAAGTTTTAGGCTCAGCTCCAGTAGCAATAATTACAGAATCGGCAATATACTCTTGACTTTCAGTTTTAACTATAAATTTAGCACCCGAAAAATCAACTTCAGCTGCAGTTTCATATTTTAAGCGGACCCCAAATTTTTCCGCTTGTTTAGTCATTTTTTGAGTTAACTCAAAACCACCAATTGGATCTGGAAAACCAGGATAGTTTTCGAGTTCAGAAGTTGTTGCAATCTGGCCCCCAGGTTCTGGCCCATTTAAAACTAGGGGAGTAAAACCATTACGAGCTGCATAAATAGAAGCTGTCAAGCCTCCAGGTCCCCCACCAAGTATAATTAAATTTTCTTCTTGTCTTGTTTGAACATCCATTTTAATTCCTCCAGTTTTAAACTGTCTCAAATTTGATCAGCAAATAAAATTAGCTTTTTATTCTTATTTAAAGTCAACTATAATCTTAATATTATTTTCGCTTTATTTCTGTTAAACCAATAACAAAGCAGAAGCTCTCTTAATTAAAGACGACAAAAAACTCCCTACTCAAAAAGAGCAGAGAGTTTAATTAAAGCTCTCAAACTTAATTTAATCAATACTATAATTAGGAGCTTCTTTAGTTACTTTAACATCATGCGGGTGACTTTCTCTTAAACCAGCAGATGAAATACGAATCATTTGTGAATCATTAATTAGACTCTTAATATCAGGTGTTCCACAATAACCCATTCCTGATTTCAAACCTCCAACTAATTGATAAACAGTTTCTGCTAAAGTACCTTTGTAAGGAACACGACCTTCAATTCCTTCTGGCACAAATTTTTCTGATTCTGTTTCATCTTCTTGGAAATAACGGTCTTTACTTCCTTTTTTCATTGCTCCAACTGAGCCCATACCGCGATAAACTTTATAACTTCTACCTTTATAAATCTCTAATTCACCAGGACTTTCTTCTGTTCCTGCTAAAAGGCTTCCGATCATTACAGTATTTGCACCAGCAGAAATTGCTTTTACAATATCTCCCGAATATTTAATTCCACCATCAGCAATTACTGTTTTACCATATTTTTTAGCCATTTCAGCTGCATCATTAATTGCAGTAATCTGTGGTACACCGACTCCAGCTACAACCCGGGTGGTACAAATTGAACCAGGTCCGATCCCAACCTTAATTACATCTGCTCCAGCTTTAATTAGAGCTTCAGTAGCTTCAGCAGTGGCTACATTTCCAGCAATAATTGCTAATTCTGGATATTTTTCATTAATTTTTTCTACAACTTTTAGTACATTTTGCGAATGTCCATGAGCTGTATCAATTACTAAAATATCAACTCCAGCTTCAACTAAAGCCGCAACTCTTTGGTCTGTATCATGACCTGTTCCAACTGCTGCTGCAGCTAAAAGTCTACCTTGTTTATCTTTTGAAGCTTGAGGATATTGTTTTGCTTTTTCTATATCTTTAATAGTAATTAAGCCTTTTAAAATCCCATTTTCATCTACTATTGGTAATTTTTCTATTTTATGTTTTCTTAACTGCTTTTTTGCTCCTTCTAAATCAGTTCCAACTGGAGCAGTAACTAATTCTTCTTCAGTCATCACTTCAGCTACTGGTCTTTTATAATCTTCAACAAAACGTAAATCTCTATTAGTTAAAATACCTAATAATTTTTCGTCTTGATCTACAATTGGCACTCCAGAAATATGATATTTAGACATTAAAGCTTCAGCGTCTTCGATTAAAGCATCTGGACTTAAGAAAAAAGGATCGACAATTACTCCACTTTCTGATCTTTTTACCCGATCTACTTCTGCTGCTTGAGCTGCAATTGACATATTTTTGTGAATAACACCTAAGCCACCTTCTCTGGCCATAGCAATAGCCATATCAGCCTCAGTCACTGTATCCATTCCAGCTGAGATAATAGGTGTGTTTAAATAAATATCATCTGTTAATTTAGATTTGGTGCTTACTTCTTTAGGTACCACATTTGACTCAGCAGGTACAAGTAATACATCATCAAAAGTTAAACCTTCTTTAATAATCTTTTCCATAACTAACCTCCTTGAATTTTAGAAAACCATTAATTAAAAATATATATTAAGAGCTAATTTTGAGCTCTAATAGATATGTAAAAAATAAAATAATAGATAATTAATAGGCCTGAGAACAATCAAACATTTTAAGTATTTTAACAAAGCTTAGGCATAATGTCAAGTAAGCTGCTTTGTTTAAATTGAGTTTTGAGCCTATTTACTGCTTAAGCTCAAATTTAATTTTTGCTTTAAAAAAATACCCACCATTTTTAAATTAAAATAGTGGGCTTAATTCTTGGTCTAATGATTTTAGTTATTTTTTGAAGTTTAAATAACTGCTGTTTTAATTTAGAGCTCTCTTCTTCCCTCTAAGGCTTTTGATAAAGTTACCTCATCTGCATACTCTAAGTCTCCACCTACAGGAATACCATGAGCAATTCGGGTTACTTTAACCCCTAAAGGCTTAATTAACTTAGCAAGATACATTGCAGTTGCATCTCCTTCTGCATTAGGATCAGTTGCTACAATAATTTCTTCAACTGCATCTTGTTTTAAGCGAGGAATTAAAGAGCGGATTTTTATTTCATCAGGGCCAATCCCATCCATTGGCGAAATAGCCCCATGTAAAACATGGTAAAGACCTTTGTATTCACCAGTCTTTTCCATTGCTACAACATCCCGTGGACTTTCGACTACACAAATTGTTCTTCTGTTTCGAGCTTCAGATTGACAAAAAGTACAGGTTTCACCTTCTGTTAAATGATTACAGTTTGAACAATAATTAATTTGTTCACGGGCTTCTAGCAGAGCATCTGCCAGATTTTTTACATCTGTTTTCGGTTGACCCAAAATATAAAAAGAAAGACGGCGAGCAGTTTTAGGCCCAATTCCGGGCAGTTTACTGAGCTCACCGATCAATTTCCCCATTGGCTTAGGATATGGGTTCATTAGGGCATACCTGGTAGGTTCATTCCACCAGTCACTTTACCCATTTCATCATTTACCATTTCCTGCATTTCTCTCATACCTTGATTTACAGCAGCTAAAACTAAATCTTCTAACATTTCTACATCATCAGAATCAACTACTTCAGGGTCAATTTGTAAATCAACTACTTCTTGTTTACCATTCACAACTACCTTAACAGCTCCACCACCAGCAGTTGCCTCAAGTGTTTTGCTTTCCATTTCTTTTTGCATCTTTTGCATTTTTGCCTGCATTTTTTGAGCTTGTTTCATCATTTTTTGCATATTCATTTTAGTTTCCTCCTCTATTTTTTAAAATTGATTGGTCAACCTCAATTACTTCACCAGCAAAAAGCTTGGCTAAGTTTTCTATATCTAAATCACCATCTGGCCCCATTTTTGGTTCTTTTAAGTGAGCAGAAGGTTTTTCAGCCTTTTTAGTTTTTTGCTCTATATTTTTCTCTAAATTTTCTGTATTAGCTTGAACTTCATTTTGCTTTGAGCTTTGATTTAACTTTTGTTTAGTTTCTTTTTCAGCCTCTAGTTTTGTAGCTTCAACCTCTGAATGAGGATCACTATTTTGCTTAGCTATTTTTTTTTTAGCCCCTAGCTGAAATTCTAATTCAACAGTCTGAGCTAAAACTTTTCTTAAAACTTTAAGGATCAAAGCCTGATTTGATGAAGCACCTTTATAATGGAATTTTTTATCTTCTGGAAAAGCCACTATAACTGTTTTTCCTTTAACAGCAGCTGGGCGTCCTTCTCTTAATAAAGCCTGAACTGAAATATCTTTTGTTCTAACTTTTTGTAAAACTCCAGCCCAATTTTCTTTAACAGCTTCTAAACTAAGAGTTTTACCTTCAGAACTTTGTTTTTTAGAACTTTGCTTTCCAGCTTGAGACTGCTGCTTAGGGTCAGTCTGAGACTGTGTCTGAGGCTGTGTCTGAGGCTGTGTCTGAGGCTGTGTCTGAGGCTGAGACTTAACTTTTTCAGTCTGACTAGCAGCTTCTTTTTTAAAATCACTTTCTCTTTTTGGCTTATTTTGGGCAGCAGCTTGTTTTTGAGCTGTCAATTCTTCTTGTTTAATTTTAGTTTTTGTTTCAGTTTGAGAGTTTCTACTACTTTTTATATAATTATCTAATTTGAATTCTAATTCGGAAAGCCGACTAGCCAAAGAATGATCTGTACTACCTCTATTACTTAATTTTATAACACTTATTTCTAATTGTAAACGGGGTCTGGCACTTGAACGCAATTTTTCTTTTAAAGAGGCAAATTCGTCAATAATATCAGTAATTTTAGTTGTACTAAAATTAGCAGCTACAGAAGCAATTTCTTCTAAGTAACTACGCGAATACTCTAAAATTCCAGACTCAATTCCACATTCTTTGATTAATAATAGTTCACGACAATATTCAATTAATTCATCACTAAATCTTTCAATTCCTAGGCCAGATTCTAACTGTTTGTTTAACAGTTCTAAAGCTTTTTGACCTTCTTTTTGACTTAAATAAATTAAAAATTCTTTTAAATCTGCTTTATCAATTCTACCTAACATCATTGCTATTTGTTCAGCATTAAGCTGACCATCACTAAAAGAAATTGCCTGATCTAAAAGACTAATGGCATCTCTCATCCCACCTCGGGCACTACGAGCTAAAATATCAAGTGCTTCTTTTTCAATCTCATATCCTTCAGCTTGAGCAATATAGGCTAAACGTTTTTTTAAATTAGTTAAAGTTAGTAAACTAAAATCAAAACGCTGACAACGAGAAATTATAGTTGTTATTACTTTATGAGGCTCTGTAGTTGCTAAAATGAAAACTACACTATCTGGTGGTTCTTCTAAAGTTTTTAAAAGAGCATTAAAAGCACCTTTTGTTAACATATGAACCTCATCAATAATATATACCTTATATTTACCTTCACCAGGATAGAATTTGACCTTTTCTCTCAATTCTCTAATTTCATCAATACCCCGATTTGAGGCAGCATCAATTTCAATTACATCAAGAGAGTTTCCTTTTTCTATGCGCTGACAAGAATTACACTCACCACATGGCTCAAAATCAGCAGTTGGATTAGCACAATTAAGTGATTTGGCAAAAACTTTAGCAGCTGAGGTCTTTCCCGTCCCACGCGGGCCAGCAAAGAGATAAGCATGAGCTACTCTATCATTTTTTAAAGCATTTTTTAAAGTCTGCTTAACCTGATCTTGACCAATTAGATCATTAAAATTCTCTGGTCGATATTTACGATAAAGAGAGAGAAAGGACATTTTTTTCACCTCAAAAATAGTATTATATAACAAAAACACCCTATTCCGGGTGTTTTAAAAAAGTGACCGCACACCGTGTTTCGAAGATTTTCTCCCAGGCGTTACCCTGCTAGTTGGCTCGAACCAGGCACCCTCGCGGCACATGAAGCGACTTGTTTACCGCTGCTTCCTCCCGGATCTGACGGGGTTCACAAGACTTCATTGCGCGAGACCCAATTGTCAACACTACTTTTCAGGGCCAGACCCTGAAAGAAAAAATCCTCAGCCACGGCATCAATCCTACTCTAGCGGGTTGTAGGTTATAGGGCACCGCTACCACCCCATTTAGTGCGGCCAAATATTAATAAAAAATTTATAAAAATTTTAATGGCGGAGAGGGAGGGATTCGAACCCTCGGTAGGTGAAAGCCTACACCCGCTTTCCAGGCGGGCCCCTTAAGCCAGACTCGGACACCTCTCCGTAAAGAAGTAAAAGCTAAGAATTAAAAGTAAGATTAAATTCGAATCCTCAAATTTAATAACACTTTTTTCTAAGTCTCTACTTTAAAATATATATAATCTATGGTTGATAAAATCTAATGGCGGAAGGAGAGGGATTTGAACCCCCGAGACAGTAAGACTGTCTACTTGATTTCGAATCAAGCGGTTTTAGCCAGACTCACCCATCCTTCCGTAATCTTAACTCACGGAAAAAATCTTTTAAAAGCTGAGCTGATTCTTTTTCCATAATACCTGCTTCGACTTTTACTTGATGATTAAAACGATTATCATCTAAAAGCTGGTAGAGGCTTCTGACAGCTCCGGCTTTGGGATCACTGGCTCCATAAACAAGGCGTTTAATTCTTGACTGCAAGATTGCTCCTGCACACATTGGACAGGGTTCTAGAGTCACATAAAGCTGGCAATCTTCCAAGCGCCAGCTAACCTTATTTGAGGCAGCTTCTCTTAGAGCAATTATTTCGGCATGAGTAGTTGGATCCTGAGTTTGCTCCCGGAGATTAAACCCACGGCCAACAACTTGATCATTACAGACAACAACTGCACCGATTGGAACTTCTGCTCTTTGATAAGCTTTCCTGGCTTCTGCCAGGGCCATCTTCATATATTTTATATCATTTTCCATAGAATATTCTCCTGTTAAAAAAACAAAAAACAAAAATTTAAAATGGCGCACCCGAGAGGAGTCGAACCCCTAGCCTTCTGATCCGTAGTCAGACGCTCTATCCAGTTGAGCTACGGGCGCACAGTTAAAAGTTTTCTTAAGCAACAATAAATATTATAACAGCTAATCTTATTATCGTCAAGGTTTTTTAGAGAAAAAATTATTTTTATTAGTCTGACAGTCTTTGTGAGCTGATTAAGTTGGTAATTTAAGTGTCTTGACGACAATAAAAAAGACCATCTTTAGAAAATATTTAGAGTTATTTAAGTAAGATTTCCAGTATTAAAATTTGAAAAGCGTTTGACTTTTTGGGTATTAACACTTTTGACCCTGCAAAACCTTCCGTAGTTTCTAGACTACATTATTTAGGTTGAAAAGTCAAGTTTTTTGATCCTGATTGGATAGGGTTTGAACTAAGAAATCTTTAAAATTATAACTCGGTTATTTTAGATTTAGTTCTCTATTTATTCAGTTCTTATTTCCATTATATCTTCAAATTCATTAGTCTTAAATATTTTTGTAATATCACTGTTATCACCAATATTCAATTTAAACACGTCATTTGTATCTAATAAAGATTCTGGTACATCTAACGCTATTCTGAACTCATTCTGATAATTATAGTCCTCAAACTTCTTAAATAAACCCATCCTGCCACTATAGATGTTTTTATCAACATATTCAACTAATCCGTCTCCTAGTGGCTAAATATCTTTATTCCTATCCATTAACCTCTTCATCTATCCTAATCTTCAATCCCATGTTACACAATACAATTCTTTATCTCTTTAACAAAAAGAATTTTTATATGTCAATTAGTTTCATCCT includes these proteins:
- the tadA gene encoding tRNA adenosine(34) deaminase TadA gives rise to the protein MENDIKYMKMALAEARKAYQRAEVPIGAVVVCNDQVVGRGFNLREQTQDPTTHAEIIALREAASNKVSWRLEDCQLYVTLEPCPMCAGAILQSRIKRLVYGASDPKAGAVRSLYQLLDDNRFNHQVKVEAGIMEKESAQLLKDFFRELRLRKDG
- the trxB gene encoding thioredoxin-disulfide reductase; translated protein: MDVQTRQEENLIILGGGPGGLTASIYAARNGFTPLVLNGPEPGGQIATTSELENYPGFPDPIGGFELTQKMTKQAEKFGVRLKYETAAEVDFSGAKFIVKTESQEYIADSVIIATGAEPKTLGLAKEDSLRGNGVSYCATCDAAFFRNKEVAVVGGGDTALWESTFLTKFASKVYIIHRRDKFRGAKILSDKVKAKANIEILWDTEVKSLRGDKKLKGLNIFNNKTGEEKELDVDGLFVAIGHSPRTDFLQGQIELDQYGYIKADKKQHTNITGVFACGDVQDPDYRQVVIASGSGAKAAIEASEYIEAKTDSFALKELKLDDYDLESTESLSESEKEELDLSLNLN
- the dnaX gene encoding DNA polymerase III subunit gamma/tau, translated to MSFLSLYRKYRPENFNDLIGQDQVKQTLKNALKNDRVAHAYLFAGPRGTGKTSAAKVFAKSLNCANPTADFEPCGECNSCQRIEKGNSLDVIEIDAASNRGIDEIRELREKVKFYPGEGKYKVYIIDEVHMLTKGAFNALLKTLEEPPDSVVFILATTEPHKVITTIISRCQRFDFSLLTLTNLKKRLAYIAQAEGYEIEKEALDILARSARGGMRDAISLLDQAISFSDGQLNAEQIAMMLGRIDKADLKEFLIYLSQKEGQKALELLNKQLESGLGIERFSDELIEYCRELLLIKECGIESGILEYSRSYLEEIASVAANFSTTKITDIIDEFASLKEKLRSSARPRLQLEISVIKLSNRGSTDHSLASRLSELEFKLDNYIKSSRNSQTETKTKIKQEELTAQKQAAAQNKPKRESDFKKEAASQTEKVKSQPQTQPQTQPQTQPQTQSQTDPKQQSQAGKQSSKKQSSEGKTLSLEAVKENWAGVLQKVRTKDISVQALLREGRPAAVKGKTVIVAFPEDKKFHYKGASSNQALILKVLRKVLAQTVELEFQLGAKKKIAKQNSDPHSEVEATKLEAEKETKQKLNQSSKQNEVQANTENLEKNIEQKTKKAEKPSAHLKEPKMGPDGDLDIENLAKLFAGEVIEVDQSILKNRGGN
- the guaB gene encoding IMP dehydrogenase, coding for MEKIIKEGLTFDDVLLVPAESNVVPKEVSTKSKLTDDIYLNTPIISAGMDTVTEADMAIAMAREGGLGVIHKNMSIAAQAAEVDRVKRSESGVIVDPFFLSPDALIEDAEALMSKYHISGVPIVDQDEKLLGILTNRDLRFVEDYKRPVAEVMTEEELVTAPVGTDLEGAKKQLRKHKIEKLPIVDENGILKGLITIKDIEKAKQYPQASKDKQGRLLAAAAVGTGHDTDQRVAALVEAGVDILVIDTAHGHSQNVLKVVEKINEKYPELAIIAGNVATAEATEALIKAGADVIKVGIGPGSICTTRVVAGVGVPQITAINDAAEMAKKYGKTVIADGGIKYSGDIVKAISAGANTVMIGSLLAGTEESPGELEIYKGRSYKVYRGMGSVGAMKKGSKDRYFQEDETESEKFVPEGIEGRVPYKGTLAETVYQLVGGLKSGMGYCGTPDIKSLINDSQMIRISSAGLRESHPHDVKVTKEAPNYSID
- the recR gene encoding recombination mediator RecR, with the protein product MNPYPKPMGKLIGELSKLPGIGPKTARRLSFYILGQPKTDVKNLADALLEAREQINYCSNCNHLTEGETCTFCQSEARNRRTICVVESPRDVVAMEKTGEYKGLYHVLHGAISPMDGIGPDEIKIRSLIPRLKQDAVEEIIVATDPNAEGDATAMYLAKLIKPLGVKVTRIAHGIPVGGDLEYADEVTLSKALEGRREL
- a CDS encoding YbaB/EbfC family nucleoid-associated protein, with the translated sequence MNMQKMMKQAQKMQAKMQKMQKEMESKTLEATAGGGAVKVVVNGKQEVVDLQIDPEVVDSDDVEMLEDLVLAAVNQGMREMQEMVNDEMGKVTGGMNLPGMP